The sequence CGCGGCCGCGCCACGCCCACGGTCCGCCAGCTCGACGAGGTCGGCGCCCGTGCGGACTCGCTGCGCGAAATCCGCGGCATGGATTTCGTACGGAAGATCGACCGTGCCGCCGACGGTAGTGGATACGACGTGGTGGTGCTCGCCTGTGTAGGCGGAGCGGTGCAAGCGATGCTGCACGGCCTCGCCCGCGCCTGGCAGGGGGCCGCACAGCGCCCCGTCGTCGTCACCGGCTATGTCGGCGTCGTCTACGAAAAGCTCGCCGACGGGCTGCTGCTGCGGCACGGCGCGGATGTCGTCCTCGCCAACTCCCGCCACGACGCGGACCGGTTCCGCGCGGTCTACCGCGGCGTCGGCGCCGACGACTCCAGCGTCGTCGAATGCGCCCTCCCCTTCCTCGGCGGCGACCGCTACACCGGCGAACACGACCCCTACACCGTGGTGTTCGCCGCCCAGCCCTCCGTCCCGGATAGCCGCGCCGACCGGACGTATCTGCTGCGCCGCGCCGTGGAACACGCCCGCAAGCACCCCGAGCGCGAGGTGCTGATCAAGCTGCGCAGCAAGCCCGGCGAGCACACCACGCACATCGAGGAACTCCCGTACCAGAAGCTCGCCGCCAAGGCCCCCGGCGGACTGCCCGCCAACTGCCGCCTGGTGTACGGGAACATGGGCGAGGTCCTCGACCGCACCGACCTGCTGGTCACCGTCAGCTCCACCGCCGCCCTGGAGTCGCTGCACCGCGGCATCCCCACCGCCGTCCTCACCGACCTCGGCGTACGGGAAGTCCTCGGCAACCACCACTTCCTCGGCTCCGGCTGCCTTGCCTCCTGGGACGAGCTGGACGCCGGGCACCGCCCGGAGCCCGACCCGGACTGGCTGGCCCGCCAGGGCGTCGCCTCCGACGTCCCCTATGAGAAGGCATTCGACGCCGCCCGCGACCGCGTCACCGCACTGCGCGAGGCCGACCGGCTGCCGCCCCTGGCTGCGTACTACACACCGCGCACCGCCCCCGGCTACCTCCCCGGCATCCTCGCCCGGCACGGCCTGGACCCCCAAGGCGAGCCGCTGGCCGGCCATGCGGAGGCCCCCGAGGAGACCGGCGGGCTGCGCCGGATCGCCCGCGAGACGGTCCGTGAGGCCGCCCGCGGCGCCTACCGCCACGGCGTCCAGCGCGTCGCCCCCGCCATCCGCCGCTGGGGCCAGCTGTGAGCGCCCCCGACACCCCACCCGCCAAGGAGCCCGCAATGCCACCGACTGTTGTGGTCGTCATCCCCGCCCGCGGCGGATCCAAGGGCGTCCCCGCCAAGAACCTCGCCGCCGTCGGGGGAGTGCCGCTGGTCGCCCGTGCGATCCGCGAATGCCGCGCCGCGCGCCTGGTGACCGATGTCGTCGTCTCCACCGACGACGCCGGGATCGCGGCCGCCGCCCGCAGCGCCGGAGCGGTCGTCGTACGGCGCCCCGGCGCGATCGCGGGCGACACCGCCACGAGTGAGGCCGCGGTGCTGCACGCCATGGACGCCTACGAGGCGGAGCACGGCTCCCGGGTCGATGCGGTGCTCCTGGT is a genomic window of Streptomyces gilvosporeus containing:
- a CDS encoding DUF6716 putative glycosyltransferase, which encodes MPSRTASTPRVAVLADSDTRWKWGALTAYRIQSDIQLDGFLLRGRATPTVRQLDEVGARADSLREIRGMDFVRKIDRAADGSGYDVVVLACVGGAVQAMLHGLARAWQGAAQRPVVVTGYVGVVYEKLADGLLLRHGADVVLANSRHDADRFRAVYRGVGADDSSVVECALPFLGGDRYTGEHDPYTVVFAAQPSVPDSRADRTYLLRRAVEHARKHPEREVLIKLRSKPGEHTTHIEELPYQKLAAKAPGGLPANCRLVYGNMGEVLDRTDLLVTVSSTAALESLHRGIPTAVLTDLGVREVLGNHHFLGSGCLASWDELDAGHRPEPDPDWLARQGVASDVPYEKAFDAARDRVTALREADRLPPLAAYYTPRTAPGYLPGILARHGLDPQGEPLAGHAEAPEETGGLRRIARETVREAARGAYRHGVQRVAPAIRRWGQL